In Deltaproteobacteria bacterium, the following are encoded in one genomic region:
- a CDS encoding alpha/beta hydrolase, translating to MRVKTNTVRDGSRFRCRPVTKHLVCLAVGLLFLLLTSGALQAQLEWPRVVLSKDGSPISYEIHGSGEPTLVFVHGWSCDARYWRAQVPYFSKKHRIVLLDLAGHGHSGTARRRYTMGAFGEDVCAVTEAAGGQKVILIGHSMGGSVIAEAARLMPNRVIGLIGIDTLVNIEYPMTRKELKKVMAPLRKNFRAASRQFVGKMIAPQTDPQLREWILSDISAAPPLVAISAMNEMMTQYITGEAAKVFEKIRVPVLSVNGDLWPINYEANRRHMFSYDAIVLKEADHFLMMDRPEEFNPALEKAILRLLENSGQIN from the coding sequence ATGAGGGTTAAAACAAATACCGTTCGAGACGGCAGCAGGTTTAGATGCAGGCCCGTTACAAAACATTTGGTGTGCCTGGCCGTCGGCCTGCTATTCCTGCTCTTGACCTCTGGAGCGCTACAAGCACAATTAGAATGGCCCCGGGTAGTCCTTTCCAAAGATGGTAGCCCGATCTCCTATGAGATCCATGGTTCCGGAGAACCGACTCTGGTTTTCGTACATGGCTGGAGCTGCGACGCCCGTTACTGGCGTGCCCAGGTGCCCTATTTCTCTAAAAAGCATCGTATAGTCCTTCTTGATCTTGCAGGCCATGGCCACTCAGGAACGGCACGCAGGCGATATACCATGGGGGCTTTTGGAGAGGATGTCTGTGCCGTGACGGAAGCTGCAGGCGGTCAGAAAGTCATTCTGATCGGTCATTCCATGGGAGGCTCGGTGATTGCGGAGGCTGCCCGGCTCATGCCGAATCGTGTAATTGGTTTGATCGGTATAGATACCCTGGTAAACATAGAATACCCGATGACCCGCAAAGAACTCAAGAAGGTGATGGCTCCTTTAAGGAAAAATTTTAGAGCGGCAAGCCGGCAGTTCGTAGGAAAGATGATCGCCCCCCAAACCGATCCGCAACTTCGCGAGTGGATTCTTTCAGATATTTCGGCGGCGCCGCCACTTGTTGCAATAAGTGCAATGAACGAAATGATGACCCAATACATCACAGGGGAGGCAGCTAAAGTCTTCGAAAAAATCCGCGTTCCCGTTCTATCCGTAAACGGCGATCTGTGGCCCATCAACTATGAGGCAAATCGGAGACACATGTTTTCTTACGATGCCATTGTTCTGAAGGAAGCGGATCATTTCTTGATGATGGATCGTCCGGAAGAATTCAACCCGGCCTTGGAAAAAGCAATCCTTAGGCTTTTGGAAAATTCGGGACAAATAAATTAA